The window GATACCAGCCTTAACGGCGGCGTTGACAGCAGCGTCAAGAGCAGAGGTCTTGCCACCACCAAGAGACATGTTGGCGACGGAGCCCTTGAAGCCCTTTCgcttgccgtccttggccTGCTTCACGGCCTCCTGGTGAGAGAGGGCAGCGAACTCGACGCCCTTGACGACGTCGGACATGGTGCCGGATCCGTTGGATCGGAGCACCTTGACGGCGTAGACGTGggccttcttggccacaCCGTACTTCTTACCAGCAACGGTACCAGAGCAGTGAGTGCCGTGGCCattgccatcctcgtcctcgtcgccggCGGGGATGGTCTTTCCCCACTTGGCACGACCCTCGAAGTCGACGTGCTCAATGTTGGTACCAGTGTCAATGATGTAGGCATCGACACCCTCACCACCCTCAGCGGTGTAGAGGTACTTGTTGAAGGAGCCGAAGTTGAGGGTATCTCGGTGAGAGATACGAGCAAGACCCCAAGGAGCCTGCTTCTCAGTCTCGGGAGTGCAAGAATCCTCAATAATGATGTTGTCCTTGGACTCGAGGGGAAGCATAGTGTGGACAATGCTGTCGCGCTCGATGTACTCGACCTGCAAGGTAGTAGAATTAGCTTTTGCTCATGATTCATGGCTGGAACTAAAAGGGCACTGTGAAACTTACATCCGGGTGATTCCGGACCTGCTCGATGGTGGACTCGTGGAAGTGACCAGCATAGCCCTTGAAGCCGTCCATCTTGAAGGTGTGCTTCAGGCCGTCAAAGACGTCGTCTGAGCCGAAGATGCTGCTTCGCTTGCGGAGCTCAAGGCGCTCCTGCTCGCCGGAGCTGTGGACGCTCTGGAGCCAGTCGTGGTGCTTCTCGGCCTGAGCCTCACCAACGTGGTCCTTGAACTTGATGATGTAGGCATCGGGAATGGCATTGGCCTCCACGGTGCTGAGAACGGGGGCAGAGTTCTCGTGGATGGTGCCAATCTGGAAAGTGCTGGCCTGGGCAACAGCGGCCACAGAGAGAGCGACAGCGGTTCGCATCGTGACGATTGTGATGGGGATTTGTGATGAAAAACGGAAGAGTGTCAACCTGCGACAAACTACACTGAAAGCACTGAAAAGGCAGCggacagacagacaaacTCCTGCTTCCTCCTGCACGGGACGCGACGATGAAAGAcgggaagatgaagatggagatggaagggggagagagatgatggaaggaagagaaagaagatgaacgaGAAGACGAGCGATGGCGCGGTAGATAAGGGCGGCGGCACGAGGCTCCAGTGCTGCCTCAGCGGGCGTGAACAGTGAGCCGCGGTGACGCATCGCTGTGGCCGGGGTCTTGGGGGTCCGCCCAACTAGGTTTAGCCCGTCGTTCCCGGGGCGATGCGATAACGCAACGCTGAACCGCGTAGGTACTCAGCCTTGAACGGGCCGGTACCTCTGCGCTGTTCTTTGGCTGCGGTGGTACTTGGCGCCCTTGGTCGAGGGAGAAGAGGTACATGGGCTTACAGTGTGGCTTGACCCCGGTCGAAAAGTATCAGCTACAGGCACGACGCCAGAGTTATTCCAAGGTTTTGGTACATTTGGTACAGGCCAACATGGAACCATTACAGCGCTCATTTCGGAAGAGTCATTGTTCCGTCACGACTTACGAGTATGTACCTGGTAGTATTGAACGCCCGGGGTGCCAGACAATGGccgctgatgatgctgcttcGTGACCGTTCTGAAGGGATGCGATGCCGATGCGATGCGAATCTACGAATGTGAACAGCGCATCACCGCCTGTCTTGGTGTCTCTCCGTCTTTATGCCCCAGGCCAGCCAGCGAGTCCCTTGATGCCCTTTGGTTCCTTGCAGAGCAGTGGATGGAGGCCGCATCACGTAAGGCAAGGAGCTCGTGCCAGGTACATGGGCGCCACCGGTCCCCTGAGACGGAAATCCCGGGCTGGCACTGTACGGGCGAGTGTCGTGTGCTGGTACCtgcgtgtactcgtacacactGTTCGCAAAGAAGAGCTTCTGGGAGAAGACGCAAACGATACGCAAACGATGGCGGACGGCCCAGGGATCGATTGGCATCCATTCAGGGGCTCCCCTTCGGCAGCTGATGTCCATGTGCCCATCCATGACTCTCCGTATCTACCGTTTCTCCGTATGTACCATCGCCAGCGCAAGCAGCTTCACAGCCTCCCCCAGCCTGCCAGCCTCTTTCTGCCAATCTGCCTCCTTGCTCCCCCAGCTCAACAAGACGATAAGCCCTGCATTTCCAGGCCACAGCGGTGCGCATCTGGGCCCATTCCCCGTCCTAAAATGCGGGGATAATTGTGGCTCCGATTGGTCGCCACTGCACCCGTTGATCCGCTGCGTCAAACTGGCCCGGCTCGTGCCTCTTGATCACGAGTCTCTCAGCCAATATTCCTCATGCCAATTTGGGGAGGGTTGGAGGGACTCGTGACGGCGGCCAGGGAGGTATTTGCCAACGCTGGTCCAGTGACGCCGTGCTGATCAACGTTATTTACTTCTAGCCGCGGCTGCATCTGGCTAGAGCCCGCTGTGCATGAGATGCGCTGTATTACTCAGTACAATACGGAGTAGGGAGGGAGTCACTGCTGATAGGTACTAAGATTCGCCTCCCTTTCAAGATCagatccatcccatccagaCAGTTGCACAGTGCTTCGAACATGGGCGTCGTAAGCTAAAACAGAACGGTGCTATGCATAACGCCTTGTTCCCAACGTCTGTCTATTGTACCAGAAGCCACTTCTGTCTTTGTATTGAGTGTTTATGCTGTATTTGAATCTCAGCAATGTTCGCTATGTTGAACATGAATAATGACGTTTGGATGTAAAGAATCAGGGACGCAAATGCCAGCCACTCGGTAGCGGAACATGGCCGTTTTCAGAATTAGGCAGGCGGTGCATTGACGTGACCATGACTTGCGTGCTTATCGGCCTAGATGACCTCAAGATTACCCTATCGTCAGGTACCGGGTACAAGCAGGTATCACGACAGCTTGGGCTTATTGCCGGGTACCTATCCATCAAATAATGAAATATTCAAGGCacggtacgagtacgacgGTCGTGACGGGGACAGGCATTTGATGAGCAAGTATTGGATTGATGTGACACAGGGAGTGTCGAGAAGCAGACCTTGGCCGTTTCAGCGCGGCTACAAGTGCTGGCCAATGCTAACAAGCGGCTGAGCGAATGGATGCTTCCCGCGTCCCGTGCTAGTAactcgtacatacgagtagTACGACTCGACTACTTCCGTACCGCTCCGTACTAACCTGGAATAATAATCTCAATGGATTTGAAGCTGTTTGTCTTCGTACTCGGCGCTTTGTCCAGCGCTTCATCAGCATAAATGCCCCCGAGTCCAAAGCCCCTTTCCATCTCAACGCTTCTCCTGATTCTGGCCCGTATCCATGGCCGCGATCGGCCGCTCACTCTGCCAGCATTGCTCCTAGGACATGAATATTGTGCACGTGCGACTCGGGTCTGAGCTGAGCACTGCGTTCGTTACAATggctccttttccttgcgGGCGTTTATACATGCATGCACAACATGGAAATGCCTAAGCTGCATAGAGGAACGGGAGTCATCATGGCAACGTCTGCTGGTATCTGCTGGTATCTGTAGGGAACATCCGGAGCTGCATCGATAACCAACCCCAATGCCCAACGTTCAGATTGGATCTgttatcatcatcaagccatctccctcctccagcaaacAATCCATAACTGCAGCgatgccgttgccgttgcctgTACATATGGGATCCATACTACTGTACCTCTGCATGCATGTAGGACTCCCTAAACTTGATGCTATCGAATCATTTACGGGTCCCTTATCCACCAGCCACTGCGCGATAAGCACTGAAGCCTGCAGTGCAGCTCCTGAAGGCCTGAAGGAGCCGTTTAGTGGCTCGCGGCGGGGCTACTACTGTGTCCACTAGCCGCAATGCCGAATCTCAGCCACGTTCAAGGCTGACGGCGGATTGGCTGGCAGGCTGCAACATCCAGAGCTGGGCAACAAGTGTCGAGATAATCGCAGCAAAGCCGCCCAACCACGCCGGATACTGGCTTCACGCATTGGAAACACCGATTCGGACGCTGCCTTGCCCTTATATCGTTTGCATCTCTGTAGGGCTTCTCTCGCAGGGCCGCAGCCTTTCCATCGGCCAGCTGACCGCCCGCCCAAGAGCTTCATGCGCCCCGCGCCAGAGCTCCGAGCTGCCTGTTCATCTTGCCCTTCAATGCTGTTGCGGATAGTTGGCGGCCTGGACCCTTGACGGGCCCTGGAGGGCAACCTAATAGGTATTGGCATGAGAAATTGGCCGACACGGGACCATGGCGACTCTTCCCACGCGATATCGATCGTCGACCTCGGCGTCAGCTACGGCGAGCCCGAACCCGAAATACATACAAGTCTTGCAGACGCTGCTCGATGATCTTGGCCACCAACAGACCTCTCGAAACGACGATGGCTACCCCGAAATCCCCAAGCTTGTCAAGGGCCTGCGAAACGTGGCCCAGTTGATAGCTTCCACTCCTACAGCTTCAAACCAAGATGCCTTTCGACATGCCGGCGGCTTTGAATGCATCCTCGATGTCCTCCGCAGCTTTGCGGGCTACCATGACCCGCGGAAGCGGAACCAGGCTGAGATGATGTCATTATTCAAGCTGCTCGGTGCGTTCCTAAGTGTCCTGTCAGCCGCTTTTCGAGACCACTCTGGGAACAAGAGGTTCTTCCGATATCGAGTCGCAGGGGGCGGATGGGAGGCTCTCGAACAGATTATTGCAAGCATCGGCCTGGGAGGAGCGGAACCCGACGCTTGGGTTAGCTGTCATGTTTTtggcaagctgctggcttTCTCGCTGGACGATGAAGCTTTGGACCTGCTCTGCCAGTCTACCGCAAAGGCCCTGCGTGCAGATGTCGAAACCGAGACCAGCGGGGGCGACACCCCTGAAAACGACGCCGAGGATGCAGCCGATGAGCAATGGGATCTCGTGCTTGCACGCTCTGTTGGGAATATTGGCCCGAGTGTGCGCGAGGTGGTTACTCCAAAGACGATAATACGTCATCCAGAGCTGCTCAGAGCTGTCGTGAGCTTCTGGCGTGCCATTCCAAGGTCAGAGAATTCGCCGCCAAGCCCGTCTTCCCTCATTGTTGTAGAGACAATCCTCAGTGCAGCATCCGTCTCGATTTACAACCTTGCCGCTATCCATTCCACCGGCGTTCTCTCTCAGTTCCTCGAGGCTGCCTTTTCTCCCGAGTCCAACTTGACGCGAGCTGAGCATGAGACTGTCCTGGACTTGTGTCGATTGCTTATGCACCTTGGTGTGAACCAACCTGCCGATGTCCAGTTCCTGCTATCAGCACCGGGCCCCGAGGCGGCCAACTTTTTCCTAGAAATGACATCTAAATACACTGGCCCTCCCTTTTTTCAGTTTGACCTCTCgcttcatggccattcaTCGCTGGAACTCCCGACCCTGGGCCGCCCATTCCCCCCTCAATCCACGGCTGGATACACGTTTGCGGCGTGGATACGTGTCGACTCTTTCGACCCAACGGCGCATACCACTgtctttggcgtctttgATTCCTCCCAAACCTGTTTCGTGCTCATGTATTTGGAACGAGATACCCACAACTTTATTCTCCAGACTTCAGTCTTCTCCAATAAGCCTAGCGTGCGATTCAAGTCGGTAACGTTTCGTGAAAAGAAGTGGTATCACGTTGCCGTTGTCCATCGCCGACCAAAGACAATGTCGGCCAGCAAAGCGTCTCTCTACGTCAATGGCGAGTTTGCTGAACAAATTCGCTGCAATTACCCACATGTGCCTCCGCTTGCAAACGGAAGTACGGAAACATTTGCCTCGTTCAACTCCAATCAGAACAAGTACAACCCCGTCCAGGCATTCCTTGGGACACCCCGCGATCTATCGAACCAGAGCGGCTCGGGCCTCGTCTTTTCGAGATGGTCGTTAGCATCTGCCTATTTATTCGAGGATGTTCTTAGTGATGATTACATAGCAGTTCATCATGCGCTTGGCCCACGGTACCAAGGCAACTTCCAGGACACCCTAGGTGGCTTCCAGACGTACGAGGCGTCGGCCATGCTGGGCTTGCGGAATGAAATTGTTCATTCTGGTAAAGACGAGAACTCTGATATCCTCCGAGCGGTGCGTGACAAGGCAAGCTCACTATTACCGGAAGCGAAAATCCTGCTTGGTATTCTCCCGTCTGCTACCTTTCCTGAGAATGTGCAATATATTGATACAGGTGTTCTCCGCGCTCTTCCTCGCGCATCTACGCGCAATCTTTTCCGCATGTCAAGCAAAGAAGCATCTCCATTGGCCATAAACTGTGCTGTTCCAAGTCTCACGGATGCGTTGTTTAGACCACAAGGCATTGCATCCTTCCGAGGGACTCCGATTGTGGCTGTTCCCTCTTACTTTGACGAGAACCTTTGGCGTCTGGCCGGTTTTACCCCATTGGCCCTGAAGCTCCTGGAAAAGGCGACAACTGTCGAAGAGACCATTCATGCTATTGAGATCATGTTCCACTGCATCCGCCGGAATTGGAGAAATAGTGAAGCAATGGAGAGAGATAATGGATACAGCATCTTGGGCATGCTCTTGCGTTTCAAGATCGGATATGGCTCTGGCGCTGCCGGCGAAAACGCACAAATCTCTCGGCTTTCAGCCTCCCAAGAGGAGCGAGAAAGCCTTGCATTCCGGATCCTTAGCCTGATACTGGGCTTTGTCGGATATAATCATGCTGAACCCATTGaatcattcatcatcaaccccTTAGCTTATCGCATCCTCCTGATCGACCTGGATATTTGGCGCAAATCAGGGCCACGCGTTCAGGAGCTCTATTATAAACAATTCGTGACCTTTGCCGTTAACAGTAAACATCATGACTTCAACAGTAGGAGGTTGATACGTATGAGTGAGTAGCTTGGCCGCCTCCTCTTCTCAGAATCAACAGTGTGTTCTAACCGTTGCTTGCTCCAGGAATTGTAAAGCGGCTGCTAGATGCCATGAAAGGCGAGGCCATTTCTGAAGAAGTCGTGCCGCAATTCATGGGTGCTTTCGAAGCGCTCGTGAGATCGAATCTAAGCCAAGAAGTCATGAGATCCCTGTCACTTTTCATTACGTACGCCTTTCACCTACCCGCTTCGGCAGGCTCGCGAACCCCGAGGCTGTTTTTGAACACTTCACGGTCTAGTACCCCTGGCCCCTTCAAGCGGGGGGCAGCGGATGGAGGCGACGGCAATGGTCTGTCCTATGGCACAAGAAGCGTATCGAAAAAGCAACTTGGAACCAAGGTTCTTAGCCTCTACTCTAGAATTCTGTGCGAGAAAGGCAACTTTAACAATATCAAGAAGTTTGCAAAGACGGTTACGAATAAGGTGAGGCACAAGCTATCCTCTACCCAAATAGTATGCAGTGGCTCAGGATTTTTTATTGACATTTCGATTTCAATTAGTGGCTGCTGTATCTACTTGCCGATGATGACTCTGAAACTGTCGTCCATGGGTGCAAAATCCTAGCTCGCCTCCTTGTTGTCCATGGATCTGCCTATACGTCAAAGTTTGCTGGTAAATCTGGCGGGTTTACGATTATGGCAAGTCGACTGAAAAGATTCTGGGATGTCCCCCCTCTATGGACAATTTGCTTCTGCATCTTGTTTGGGCAGGATGTGGCTGATGTCAACTTTGATAGCAGGGCTGACTTCCACACCCTAGCTGAAAAGTTTGACAAGCGCAAGGTTGTCTATCCTGAGTCTCTGGTTATCATCACATCGATGCTGCAGCATGGCTTAAAGGATGTGATGAAATACCAAGAAGACCCAGATTCTCCGGCAACCAATCTCTCGCCATCTCACGCATTATCTCGACCCACCTCTGCCTATGACTCTAGGCCTAGGGCGAGCTCAGATCTTGTCAGAGGTGTGGAACCTAGGTGTAAGTCTGTTCCTTTGTGTCCTTGACAACCACTCTTTTCTGACCAAATTTGCAGTAATACTCTCTCGAGAAAGCGTAGGGGCACATGCCGGCTTCCTAAAAAATGCTATACAAGTTTTGCGAAATCTCCATGAGCGGTCATCTGAATTCCGAGACTTTGCTCTGTCATCGGAGTGGATTCGTTTGCTTTTGGCGGCTTTGTACCCGGTCATTGTCAGCGCTGATGCTGTCACTCCTGACGTGGAACTGAACTCTCGAGACTCTGCTCTGACTTTTGAGGGCAGCGATGTCATTATTCGACCCATGGGCGGTAGCTCTATGCCAGCACCTATCGTCAGAACGACCAACATTGATCTCGTGCCATCGCCACAgtcgacgccgccaaaggGAACGCCTCTTAGAAGGGCGTCATCATTCGTTCTCCTGACTGCCCAGAAAACTGCTTCAGAGGCAAAGCTCGCCATCCCCGTGACAAAGCCTCTGCCTCAACAGCAAAAGATTattggcggcagcagcgccggtgatgccattgtgGATGGGATCACTGACTTGGTAATGCACGTCTTCATGGATCAAATATTCGTTCGCAAGGAGTTTTCGGGATTCGGTCTCTTCACCAAAATGCCTCCTGGCTTCCAGGAGCATCAGGCATACTTTGAATCGTACATCTTGAAGAGAGCGATTGCCGAGGTAACACATGTAATCCAGACGAGACGCGAGGGAATATGCGAGCCAAGGATTTTGACGAATCTTGGCCGTCTTTGTACCCATCTTTGCGAAGCAATCTTTGAAGGATGGTTCCTAAACGGAGCAGAAGCTATGATCGACTTTAATGGTATGCTCTTGGAATTTTTGCAGCGGCCCGAGATTGCGGGGTTGAAGAGCGTTCGTCTGTGCAGCCCAGCCATATCAACAATACGCAGCTGTCTCTTGAGGACTATTCTGCTCAAGCTCTCGGATTTGGACAGTCGGGAAACCTcagaggccgaggccaaggagtTTATGAACAAGCTTGCCTACTGGCAGATGTCCATTTTGGGTTGCTTAGGGGCCGATGACGAGTACCTGAAGCTGTTCTGGTATCAGCTTTATACAAAACTCATCGACGATAAAGCCTCGATCCGcggcgctgctgccaacTTTCTCCGCATCATTCTCGTGCAAAAGCCTGAAGAATCAATTGCCTTGATTCGATCGTCTTCTGCACCTGAGCAGCGGCAGATTGTTCGTGATTTTGAAAAGTTGACAGAGATAGACGACGAGTCATTTGTACTTTGGGTGGACAAGCATAGACCGGCGTTGGACATGCTCTTTTTTGGCGGCATGTCAAAGACGTGGGAAGATTTTGTCAGCGCAGAGAACCATCGCACTTTTGAGTCTGCGAAATCACGCCTGACAAAACGCAAAGACAAACTAAAGACTTGGAACATAGAAGTGGTCGGAGCGGATAGAATCCTTCTCAACCATGAAATCGGTAATAGCGcatggatgaagagcatcTACAACGCAGAGTATTTCAAGTATCAGCGTCTCATGCAAGACCAGCAAGATGATTTGGCTTTCCTCACGGCAGGCTATAGAAAGATGGAGCGAGATCTGCAGCGGCCCGGGGCCGTGTTCAGCATATCCACGGCGCCAAAGTGGAAGCTGGATCGAACAGAGGGTCGAAACCGTATGCGTCTGCGTCTTCTCCCAGACTACCCAGTTGGCGAGGACAGATATCAGCCCAAGGCCAAAGGCAGTCTGCCATCGACcagtgcttcttctgctACAACTCCTACTACTACTTCTGGAGCTACATTGAGCGCCGTCCCTGTTTCGCGAGACCCAGGTGCCGTAGGGAGCCGGCCACCTACGCGCTCCGGCGCTATTCTAGATGGCGTCAATGATAACGATTCAGCGTCTCTTACCATGGAGCCTGAACCAGTCTCCGATAATCCAGAGCCTGGGCTCACGGCAGAGGATGATtttgagcttgttgatgacCCCAACGAGCCAAACGAAGGCGACGAGAATTTTGAAGACAAAAACCGCAAGGTCATGCGGCGTTTGGAGCATGGCGATCAAGTGCAGGCCGCGTACAACATATCTCGTGTCACGGGCCTCGAGGCCAGTGAAGGCCTTTTGATAGTAGGAAAGGACGCACTGTACATCATGGACAATGTGTTCCAGTGCGCCAACGGCGACATCGTGAACGTGTGGCAAGCACCGCCAGAAGAGCGCGATCCGTTTACGCAAATCGTGACCGGTGCCAAGACGCTTGAAAAGCGGCAGAGCGCCGGCGGCCGAGAGCAAGAATCAAGACATTGGAAGTGGCAGGATGTGATTAGCGTCTCGAAACGCCGGTTCCTCTTCCGGGACGTTGCTAtcgaaatcttcttcactgACGGCCGAAGCTACCTTCTTACCACCATTAGCACTGGACTTAGAGACGGCTTATTTGCGAAGATGTCGAGTAAAGCACCGCATACCAGCGCGGCGCATGCGCTGCCCAATCCAGAAGATGCGTGGAGGTTTGATATGCTCAAGGGGTTTGAGGACTCTCCGCAAGGTCTGGGATCTCGGCTCGGCACCCTGTTTAACGCATCGCCGTGGACCTCCATCATGAAGCGGTGGCAGAGGGGAGAAATTTCCAACTTTCACTATCTCATGGTGGTAAACACCATGGCTGGGCGAACTTTTAACGATTTGACCCAGTATCCAGTCTTTCCGTGGATTCTTGCCGATTATACTAGCGAGGATCTCGACCTGGAGGATCCGAAAGTGTTTCGAGACTTGTCAAAGCCCATGGGTGCCCAGACTGTCAACCGCATTCAAGGCTTCATTGACACTTATAGTGCgcttgaagaaattggaCAGACGCCATTCCACTACGGCACCCATTACTCGTCTGCCATGATTGTCTCCTCGTATCTAATTAGACTGCCGCCCTTTGTGCAGTCTTATCTTCTTGTTCAAGGAGATAGCTTTGACCACGCAGACCGACTGTTCCAATCGATTGGCGACGCTTGGACTTCGGCATCATGTAACAACAAGACTGATGTCCGAGAACTGATTCCCGAATTCTTTTGCCTCCCCGAATTTCTGACAAACATCAACGGGTACGATTTTGGGCGTCGGCAAAGCAACGGTGTCCAGGTTAATAACGTCGAGCTGCCTCCGTGGGCCAAGGGCGACCCTAAAATCTTCATTGCCAAGCATCGCGAGGCGCTGGAGAGTCCGTACGTGAGTGAGAGCTTACACAAATGGATTGATTTGGTATTTGGCTTCAAGCAGCGAGGcgaggcggcggtggagaATCTCAATGTTTTCCACAACCTCTCCTACGCTGGCTCGGTCGACCTTGATCAAATAAAGGACGTCAACGAGAGGGCGATTTCGGCCGGTGTCATTCACAATTTCGGCCAGACGCCACACCAAGTGTTCCAAAAGCCTCACCCGCCACGAGAACAGCTCAAGTCGTCTGTTAAAAGGCTAGACacggccatcttctccttggtaTGCTTGCCGAATCCGCTGCTGGAGAGCCACGAGAGGGTTTCAACACTCATCTATGCGCCAAAGTTGGACCGCCTGCTGTGCGCCTCGCCATTCCGCCTCAACCTCCCGCCATATGACAAGTATCTGGAGTGGGGTTATGCAGATAACAGcatccgcttcttctttgccgaCAACCGCAGGGCGGCCGGTCTGTTTGAGAACCTTCACATTGGCCAGATCTCTTGCGCGGCTTTTGCCGACTCCAAGACGCTTATTACTGCAGGAGAAGACTGCGTCG of the Trichoderma breve strain T069 chromosome 4, whole genome shotgun sequence genome contains:
- a CDS encoding subtilase family domain-containing protein encodes the protein MRTAVALSVAAVAQASTFQIGTIHENSAPVLSTVEANAIPDAYIIKFKDHVGEAQAEKHHDWLQSVHSSGEQERLELRKRSSIFGSDDVFDGLKHTFKMDGFKGYAGHFHESTIEQVRNHPDVEYIERDSIVHTMLPLESKDNIIIEDSCTPETEKQAPWGLARISHRDTLNFGSFNKYLYTAEGGEGVDAYIIDTGTNIEHVDFEGRAKWGKTIPAGDEDEDGNGHGTHCSGTVAGKKYGVAKKAHVYAVKVLRSNGSGTMSDVVKGVEFAALSHQEAVKQAKDGKRKGFKGSVANMSLGGGKTSALDAAVNAAVKAGIHFAVAAGNDNADACNYSPAAASEPVTVGASALDDSRAYFSNYGKCTDIFAPGLSIQSTWIGSKYAVNTISGTSMASPHIAGLLAYYLSLQPATDSEFAVAPMSPNKLKKDIISVATVGTLSDIPSDTPNLLAWNGAGCSNYSQIIEAGSYTAKPKANKAKLPATIEELEEAIEGDFEVVSGKIVKGAKTFGSKAEKFAKKIHDLVEEEIEEFISELSE
- a CDS encoding beige/BEACH domain-containing protein; translation: MATLPTRYRSSTSASATASPNPKYIQVLQTLLDDLGHQQTSRNDDGYPEIPKLVKGLRNVAQLIASTPTASNQDAFRHAGGFECILDVLRSFAGYHDPRKRNQAEMMSLFKLLGAFLSVLSAAFRDHSGNKRFFRYRVAGGGWEALEQIIASIGLGGAEPDAWVSCHVFGKLLAFSLDDEALDLLCQSTAKALRADVETETSGGDTPENDAEDAADEQWDLVLARSVGNIGPKLLRAVVSFWRAIPRSENSPPSPSSLIVVETILSAASVSIYNLAAIHSTGVLSQFLEAAFSPESNLTRAEHETVLDLCRLLMHLGVNQPADVQFLLSAPGPEAANFFLEMTSKYTGPPFFQFDLSLHGHSSLELPTLGRPFPPQSTAGYTFAAWIRVDSFDPTAHTTVFGVFDSSQTCFVLMYLERDTHNFILQTSVFSNKPSVRFKSVTFREKKWYHVAVVHRRPKTMSASKASLYVNGEFAEQIRCNYPHNKYNPVQAFLGTPRDLSNQSGSGLVFSRWSLASAYLFEDVLSDDYIAVHHALGPRYQGNFQDTLGGFQTYEASAMLGLRNEIVHSGKDENSDILRAVRDKASSLLPEAKILLGILPSATFPENVQYIDTGVLRALPRASTRNLFRMSSKEASPLAINCAVPSLTDALFRPQGIASFRGTPIVAVPSYFDENLWRLAGFTPLALKLLEKATTVEETIHAIEIMFHCIRRNWRNSEAMERDNGYSILGMLLPSQEERESLAFRILSLILGFVGYNHAEPIESFIINPLAYRILLIDLDIWRKSGPRVQELYYKQFVTFAVNSKHHDFNSRRLIRMRIVKRLLDAMKGEAISEEVVPQFMGAFEALVRSNLSQEVMRSLSLFITYAFHLPASAGSRTPRLFLNTSRSSTPGPFKRGAADGGDGNGLSYGTRSVSKKQLGTKVLSLYSRILCEKGNFNNIKKFAKTVTNKWLLYLLADDDSETVVHGCKILARLLVVHGSAYTSKFAGKSGGFTIMASRLKRFWDVPPLWTICFCILFGQDVADVNFDSRADFHTLAEKFDKRKVVYPESLVIITSMLQHGLKDVMKYQEDPDSPATNLSPSHALSRPTSAYDSRPRASSDLVRGVEPRLILSRESVGAHAGFLKNAIQVLRNLHERSSEFRDFALSSEWIRLLLAALYPVIVSADAVTPDVELNSRDSALTFEGSDVIIRPMGGSSMPAPIVRTTNIDLVPSPQSTPPKGTPLRRASSFVLLTAQKTASEAKLAIPVTKPLPQQQKIIGGSSAGDAIVDGITDLVMHVFMDQIFVRKEFSGFGLFTKMPPGFQEHQAYFESYILKRAIAEVTHVIQTRREGICEPRILTNLGRLCTHLCEAIFEGWFLNGAEAMIDFNGMLLEFLQRPEIAGLKSVRLCSPAISTIRSCLLRTILLKLSDLDSRETSEAEAKEFMNKLAYWQMSILGCLGADDEYLKLFWYQLYTKLIDDKASIRGAAANFLRIILVQKPEESIALIRSSSAPEQRQIVRDFEKLTEIDDESFVLWVDKHRPALDMLFFGGMSKTWEDFVSAENHRTFESAKSRLTKRKDKLKTWNIEVVGADRILLNHEIGNSAWMKSIYNAEYFKYQRLMQDQQDDLAFLTAGYRKMERDLQRPGAVFSISTAPKWKLDRTEGRNRMRLRLLPDYPVGEDRYQPKAKGSLPSTSASSATTPTTTSGATLSAVPVSRDPDGVNDNDSASLTMEPEPVSDNPEPGLTAEDDFELVDDPNEPNEGDENFEDKNRKVMRRLEHGDQVQAAYNISRVTGLECANGDIVNVWQAPPEERDPFTQIVTGAKTLEKRQSAGGREQESRHWKWQDVISVSKRRFLFRDVAIEIFFTDGRSYLLTTISTGLRDGLFAKMSSKAPHTSAAHALPNPEDAWRFDMLKGFEDSPQGLGSRLGTLFNASPWTSIMKRWQRGEISNFHYLMVVNTMAGRTFNDLTQYPVFPWILADYTSEDLDLEDPKVFRDLSKPMGAQTVNRIQGFIDTYSALEEIGQTPFHYGTHYSSAMIVSSYLIRLPPFVQSYLLVQGDSFDHADRLFQSIGDAWTSASCNNKTDVRELIPEFFCLPEFLTNINGYDFGRRQSNGVQVNNVELPPWAKGDPKIFIAKHREALESPYVSESLHKWIDLVFGFKQRGEAAVENLNVFHNLSYAGSVDLDQIKDVNERAISAGVIHNFGQTPHQVFQKPHPPREQLKSSVKRLDTAIFSLVCLPNPLLESHERVSTLIYAPKLDRLLCASPFRLNLPPYDKYLEWGYADNSIRFFFADNRRAAGLFENLHIGQISCAAFADSKTLITAGEDCVVSVHALHTAPGKAVELIPKSSLFGHKTPVTAIAVGKAFSTFVTASSDGQAFLWDLNQLSFIRKLPLVRHVECAQIHNVSGDIMLCSGPNVLLYTLNGGLILEQNVCSDSEDYVHSCAFYEGAGNEWLENYLIFTGHRGGIVNVWRKSVVGGKWTLERLRRLDHIDYTSDKGENTAAGITCISPMPMCVYTGDDDGRVYEWNFAGRDR